Part of the Camelus bactrianus isolate YW-2024 breed Bactrian camel chromosome 23, ASM4877302v1, whole genome shotgun sequence genome, GCTGACAACTGGGCacccagtgcaggggagggtgATAGGTGACGACGACTGCTGCGCTGGGTTACAGCTTTTGttggtgttggcgcttttgtctgtcatccaacccagctctcccttctgtcccgcaggccaccccgtgggccggagggccccaacctttccgaggaccagcccgcgtggcctgccccgaGAGCGGCCCGTCGTCGTCCAGCGGGCCACCTGCACCTGGGCCCCCCTTGAGCCCTGTGcagcctcgccccccaccgccagctgctccgctcggtaagaggaaagcatagtcctctgtttcttccttgagtcactgcagaagaagggcagatcgctctccagtgcttccccgtgcacgggccgcCCTGaccgggctcacggccgtgtccctctggtcccttagcagacgcacttgatgggccgcgtcttccccgtcctgccctggggagggaggtgtctcttgtggagggaaagagggtcctctgacggagggcagacgtgtcggttctgcacacgggccttcaacagagaccacgttccgggctccctggaggagaagcccgcccctgtcactgtctgcagcgagtggagccctgaccttccacagccgatgatcggttatggaagaaacacccgaacccggggcctgcggtctctccctcagggtcctgagacctgtctcccattcTGTCTGATGTGAggcttagtgtgatacggggaagaaagccacaaagatcttttgtgcttgagcaaactaacatgttttgtaaggtagTGAACGGTGAacgttttttgtattttattttatctctgccgagaagctagttgacttgggggaggatataggttagtggtaaatagaacgcttgcttagcatgcagaattccgtgtgctcattcccagtacctccacttaaaagaagaagaaaaggaaaaacaaaaacaagagcaaacttcaaatgttagaaatacatagtgcgcaaacacaACTtcgatatccattctttttacgtgttttcctcttactacttggtttgaaatatatcccaaccgtgacttaagcacttatttttttaaatgctctaactccttgaaataattttctgccacttttattttcacaaatccacaaacggagatagacgcacatggtggttctaatttacattcgtgattattctcattaacgtacatgtaactacattttacagatggtatgACAGTGCGCCACgttgcagaagagaaaggaagaggatcttcctgggatgaggtactgtctcttgttgttaatgtccttgtgtgactatgtaagtaccaggggattctgagacataagccgggggttggtgtgagtgtgcattttcacgtttgcacctGCTGATGAGAACTTTGGACTTAtacttttaacttacaatttaggatgtgattctgtgcttaatgccgtaggactggataatgcacttgtgttaattttccagactcacctagtgaaaccagtgtctgtatgtgaattctttttttcagggtctttccgttacagtttattagaggatatggaaaagaaattcatccctgggaaagttaggtgtatcttggagttggttcttgttttagccgtcctcacttgaaattaattaagtgatgtttcattttgaaggcagcatgttttgtcttcccattccaccgccagtaacagtgttctagtttccttaatgccttgcgctctttcccacctgctcctttcactcaggctgcccttccccaaagcccctccacatcccccgtcggcactggatctctcttttacgaaacagtgcggtgttcccagcattccctgagctgtccacgtgcagcagactctcctgtcctttgtggcgttactgtacccgttcacctcagttgtagagctgttgagacttttctgtgctgatttgttttcatggatcctgtgcctctggcagaacagagagaggaatctgccttttacttgtactgccagcttctcccaggatagggcttatgatctgatagatacagtaaataactgttgtcttcctgactgactgactgactgaatgaccAAGTGTATGAACTTGATGGTTTCTGAAGTTCGGTTCTTGTTTTacgttgttttgtgttcctaggaaggggcgactgagCCCGAAATTAAGAACccagaatgcaaaaagaaaaacaaaagaaagaaaaacaaaggaaaaccagaatacGTTACTGGGACGGTGGAATTTGCTCCAGGGGAGCTAAGAGATCATAACACacggacctctgttggtggagccaaCAGagcttatacactgggtaagttagtgaacgtggatggcatttgtttttctctgtgcctagaaacaagtgtgctctggggagaagggtacatatagctcagcagtagacagaatgtatgcttagcgtgcaggagttcctggggtcagtatccaggtcctccaataaacgagtgtgatacgggtaaGGAGGGAAGGCACAAAGGTTTCGTtttgcttcagcagtgtcttcgcaggaaagcctaatcctccatccttttctgtggtttttagccgacgcgggacctggcgcggctccggtgcgGCCCGGCAGCTCCCTGCCGCCTGCGGCgaccccggaggcccaggtaagtgaggTGGTCGTGCTCTGTTGGACGTCgttctgggaaaggtgatcttcctgttttcccggcagccgttcctggcctcgtctccagactgtgtgttctgtgacgggtctggcgtggcgtgtcgctgcctttcagACTCCAACTCTTGCCCAGGGTTAGTGGGCtgtttctcccgggagcccgtcgccttggctggtgcctgcaggagccatgagggagtgcttagaagccggggcccgcagactttgactgcgggtttctcgaagcagcgtgaggagggtgagcccgcgctccacactgacttctcccggctcggctgactccttcctgtcctcctgcacctggggttgctcctgggtcactgagacggatttctgtgtcgtcactcttctgactggtttcccggctcaggccaggtgatactcctgtttagaatgtccattcagatcctggtaactgaaatcacagcccgtcactgtctgttctcgggaggtaagtgtgccttggccgctgcctccagttgtactctgggcagaaaagcctgactctccGAGGTGGTGCATTTGTAGCAGGgagtagaggctggaagggaaagagcccgccgtgaaaatgcctcctcccctgcgggggaattccgatgcgcaccagagtgcctaCGTTGTgttccccaccctgcgccgggtcgggcctgccctggaagctgtcagagctgctcttcGGCCTCATCGCACACCGTGGGGCCTTGCGCACGAGCTaggacagtccctttggtgtcaggtgtgggattgagactccccacgtcagtcTCCCTTGGACGCGGGTAGGGTGCGttctgtagcgaacgtaaaatccagacgtccctgaaggTAGGgaggattgtagcggagcctgactcccttctgaggacagccttgtcccctcaggagcccttgggcagctccgccgcaggactccgggatgcccagctccccagggctctttgcgcccaggggcagcccctgcggggcggaggagtggccctttgtgaggagggggcagagagggcctggcagggccctgcaggcagagccctgcaggcagagcggcgaCCCaggtggagaatgagctcttcacgcccgtcccgtctccgtgttcctggtccgcgccgggcaagcttgcgtggagctggggaaggtggcggggagggccgtcccgcccgcccagagcagagcggctggctcttgggaaggcgctagtttgcccgtgtgctggaagctctgtgtgcagcctctcgggcaggaggacccttggcttcctccacttggagacagcggcggcgacgtgcggcgtcagggtcctagccccgtgtcctcctgtgcggcccaggctgcaggcaggccccagagggctgggcggagcgtgtggcgccgtgctgctctctgggcacccggtggaggggagggtgcccggtgccgacagctgctgcgttgggtttcggcttttgtcggtgttggcgcttttgtctgtcatccaacccagctctcccttctgtcccgcaggccaccccgtgggccggagggccccaacctttccgaggaccagcccgcgtggcctgccccgaGAGCGGCCCGTCGTCGTCCAGCGGGCCACCTGCACCTGGGCCCCCCTTGAGCCCTGTGcagcctcgccccccaccgccagctgctccgctcggtaagaggaaagcatagtcctctgtttcttccttgagtcactgcagaagaagggcagatcgctctccagtgcttccccgtgcacgggccgcCCTGaccgggctcacggccgtgtccctctggtcccttagcagacgcacttgatgggccgcgtcttccccgtcctgccctggggagggaggtgtctcttgtggagggaaagagggtcctctgacggagggcagacgtgtcggttctgcacacgggccttcaacagagaccacgttccgggctccctggaggagaagcccgcccctgtcactgtctgcagcgagtggagccctgaccttccacagccgatgatcggttatggaagaaacacccgaacccggggcctgttgtctcttcagtcaagtgtcctgagacctgtctcctaGTCTGTGTGATATGAGACCGAGTGTCATTTGTGTAATCAGAGctcatagttttttttcttttgataatttcTACTCAGAAATGCCTAATCCTGCAtcctttctttagtttttttctgaTGCAGAACCTCTGCGGCTCCAGTGTTCCCCGGTAGCTCCTGCCTGCCTTAGGCGACCACGGAGGCCCAGTTAAATTGGGATGTCATTTTCGGTGGAAGTCTTTCTGtgatatgtattcttttttttttttttttttttttttttttttttttttttttttttttttttttttttttttagcagcagCCTCTTCTGCCCTGTCTGCAGACTTTATGTTCTGTTTCGTGTCTGGcatctcattttgttttcaaattgaaACTC contains:
- the LOC141574809 gene encoding uncharacterized protein LOC141574809, whose translation is MTKWGREGLAGPCRQSPAGRAATQVENELFTPVPSPCSWSAPGKLAWSWGRWRGGPSRPPRAERLALGKALVCPCAGSSVCSLSGRRTLGFLHLETAAATCGVRVLAPCPPVRPRLQAGPRGLGGACGAVLLSGHPVEGRVPGADSCCVGFRLLSVLALLSVIQPSSPFCPAGHPVGRRAPTFPRTSPRGLPRERPVVVQRATCTWAPLEPCAASPPTASCSARTVCQLKGPLSCGNDVFREDVRGALWPNVSLLQPAPSAVLSYCHP